One Neoarius graeffei isolate fNeoGra1 chromosome 19, fNeoGra1.pri, whole genome shotgun sequence genomic region harbors:
- the LOC132868071 gene encoding uncharacterized protein LOC132868071 → MFFARRHLGVTQFHYYANQFKLLVSGCFHGAILFTSRGFFSSVRPISSSINSVTYNIAKHLATILAPLVGNTLHHVKNSQDFATKVADLKLDLDETMVSYDVTSLFTCIPTTEAVESVRKRLLQDNTLLDRTNLTTDQICTLLDLCLTTTYFQFNESFYRQKHGCAMGSPVSPIVASLYMEEVEHKALTTFSGVAPSHWFRYVDNTWVKIKTHEVEAFSKHINGVDININFTREDVSGNNLAFLDCDVHIRQDRSLSIEVYQKPTHTDQYLLFDSHHPLEHKLGVIRTLQHRAQNIPTMIEGKEKEQNHIKKALQNCGYPNWSFLNSRKRNRTDKEENRNKCKNIVIPYISGLSEKLRRIFDKHNIPVHFRPSNTLKQKLVHPKDKIARHKQDNVVYEIQCSEECMDSYIGETKQPLHRRMAQHRRASSSGQDSAIYLHLNNKGHSFQDCNVRILAREDRWYERGVKEAIFVNLERPSLNRGGEALRHHLSATYNAI, encoded by the exons atgtttttcgcacgtcgccatcttggtgtgacccagTTCCATTATTATGCTAATCAGTTCAAGCTCCTCGTGTCCGGCTGTTTCCATGGGGCCAtattgtttacctcaagag gcttcttcagttctgtcagaCCTATcagcagcagtataaactctgtcacctataacattgccaaacacctagccaccatcctggctcctcttgttgggaatacgctacatcatgtcaaaaactcccaagattttgctactaaagttgcagacctcaaactagacttagatgaaaccatggtttcttacgatgtcacttctcttttcacctgcattcccaccacagaagcagtcgaatctgttagaaaacgactccttcaagacaacaccttactggatagaacgaacctcaccacggaccagatttgcaccctgcttgacctctgcctgactaccacttatttccagtttaatgaaagtttctacagacagaagcatggatgcgccatgggctcaccggtgtcccctattgtggccagtctttacatggaggaagtggaacataaagctttgaccactttttcaggagttgctcccagccactggttcagatatgtggataacacctgggttaaaatcaaaacccatgaagtggaagccttctctaagcacatcaatggagtggatatcaacatcaatttcactcgggaggacgtcagtgggaataatctagccttcttggattgtgatgtacacattagacaagacagaagcctgagcatcgaagtctaccagaaacccacacacacagaccagtacctactctttgactctcaccacccactggaacacaaattgggggtcattaggaccttgcaacacagggctcagaatatccctacaatgatagagggaaaagagaaggagcagaatcacatcaagaaagcacttcagaactgcgggtatcccaactggtctttcctcaacagcagaaaaaggaacagaacagacaaggaggagaacaggaacaaatgcaagaacattgtcattccctacatttctggtctatctgagaaactcaggaggatcttcgacaaacacaacattccggtacatttcagacccagtaacactctgaagcagaaactggtccaccctaaggacaaaatagccagacacaaacaggacaacgtagtgtatgaaattcagtgcagtgaggaatgcatggactcgtatattggggaaacaaaacaaccgcttcacaggcgcatggctcaacacaggagagccagttcctcaggccaggactctgctatctatcttcatcttaacaacaaaggacactcatttcaggattgcaacgtacgcattttagccagagaggatcgttggtatgagcgaggagttaaagaagccatttttgtcaacctggaacggccatcactgaacagaggtgggg aggccttaagacatcatttatcagccacctacaatgca atttag